A genomic window from Candidatus Woesearchaeota archaeon includes:
- a CDS encoding two pore domain potassium channel family protein: protein MDEYDKKIASMLVVIIGLIIVGTVFYHSAEGWRWLDAFYFSATTLTTVGFGDLHPTTDISKIFTVFYILFGVGVLLYSLTLFGSHYIEDHMPNFRKTIFSKLDKEQLMGFLKKSPKKNDYDEDIQLSYSATRAKKMNKGK from the coding sequence ATGGACGAGTATGATAAGAAAATAGCATCTATGCTGGTAGTGATTATTGGCCTTATAATTGTTGGCACGGTTTTCTACCATAGCGCAGAAGGATGGAGGTGGCTTGACGCCTTTTACTTTTCTGCCACTACGCTGACAACTGTGGGCTTTGGCGATCTGCACCCGACAACAGATATTTCAAAAATTTTCACTGTGTTCTATATTTTGTTCGGGGTAGGGGTATTGCTGTATTCGTTGACTCTTTTTGGGTCACATTATATTGAAGACCATATGCCGAATTTTAGAAAGACAATTTTCAGCAAACTGGATAAGGAACAGCTGATGGGATTCCTGAAAAAAAGCCCAAAGAAAAATGATTACGATGAAGATATCCAGCTCAGCTATTCTGCTACCAGGGCAAAGAAAATGAATAAAGGAAAATAA